The following are encoded in a window of Limibacter armeniacum genomic DNA:
- the proS gene encoding proline--tRNA ligase, which translates to MAKGLPKRSEDYSAWYNELVKKADLAENSAVRGCMVIKPYGFAIWEKMQQTLDKMFKDTGHSNAYFPLFIPKSYLSKEADHVEGFAKECAVVTHYRLKNAEDGSGVVVDPDAKLEEELIVRPTSETVIWSTYKNWIQSHRDLPLLINQWANVVRWEMRTRLFLRTAEFLWQEGHTAHATRGEAIRETETMLDVYATFAEEFMGVPVVRGIKTENERFAGAEETYCIEALMQDGKALQAGTSHFLGQNFAKAFDVKYADQNNELQHVWGTSWGVSTRLMGALIMAHSDDEGLVLPPQLAPIQVVIVPIYKGEEQLNMIAEKVSVIRKELMKKGISVKFDDRDTLRPGFKFADWELKGVPVRIAMGARDLENNTVEIARRDTKEKATYPLDNVSETVEQLLKDIQENIFNKALTYRDEHITKVDSYEEFKQVLDTKGGFVSAHWDGSGETEERIKDETKATIRCIPLNNEQEEGTCIVTGKPSKQRVLFAKAY; encoded by the coding sequence ATGGCGAAAGGGCTACCTAAAAGAAGCGAAGACTACTCTGCCTGGTACAATGAACTGGTCAAGAAAGCAGACTTGGCAGAGAACTCGGCGGTAAGAGGCTGTATGGTGATCAAACCATACGGGTTTGCCATCTGGGAAAAGATGCAACAGACATTGGATAAAATGTTCAAAGACACAGGACACTCTAATGCCTACTTCCCTTTGTTCATCCCAAAATCTTACCTGAGCAAAGAAGCTGATCACGTAGAGGGATTCGCAAAAGAATGTGCAGTAGTTACACACTACCGACTGAAAAATGCAGAAGATGGTTCAGGCGTAGTAGTAGACCCGGATGCCAAGCTTGAAGAAGAACTGATTGTAAGACCTACCTCAGAAACAGTTATCTGGAGTACTTACAAAAACTGGATCCAGTCGCACCGTGACCTGCCTTTGCTAATTAACCAATGGGCGAACGTTGTAAGGTGGGAGATGCGTACACGTCTCTTCCTGCGTACAGCTGAGTTCCTGTGGCAAGAAGGACATACTGCGCACGCAACTAGAGGCGAGGCTATCAGAGAGACTGAAACAATGCTGGATGTATATGCAACATTTGCTGAAGAGTTTATGGGCGTTCCAGTTGTAAGAGGTATCAAGACTGAAAACGAGCGTTTTGCAGGAGCTGAAGAAACTTACTGTATCGAGGCACTGATGCAAGATGGTAAAGCGCTTCAGGCAGGTACTTCACACTTCCTAGGACAGAACTTCGCTAAAGCATTTGATGTAAAATATGCTGACCAGAATAATGAGTTGCAACACGTTTGGGGTACATCATGGGGTGTTAGTACACGTCTGATGGGAGCCTTGATCATGGCACACTCTGATGACGAAGGTTTGGTACTTCCTCCTCAATTGGCTCCAATCCAAGTAGTGATTGTGCCAATCTACAAAGGTGAAGAACAACTGAACATGATTGCTGAAAAAGTAAGCGTGATCAGAAAAGAGCTTATGAAGAAAGGAATTTCTGTGAAGTTCGATGACAGAGACACCCTAAGACCAGGCTTTAAGTTTGCTGACTGGGAATTGAAAGGTGTTCCTGTTCGTATTGCCATGGGTGCTCGTGACCTTGAAAACAATACAGTAGAAATCGCTCGTCGTGATACAAAAGAGAAAGCTACTTATCCGCTGGACAATGTATCTGAGACCGTAGAGCAACTTCTGAAAGACATTCAGGAGAACATCTTCAATAAGGCGCTTACTTACCGTGATGAGCACATCACAAAAGTGGATTCTTACGAAGAGTTCAAGCAAGTACTGGATACGAAAGGTGGCTTTGTTTCAGCTCACTGGGATGGTAGTGGTGAAACTGAAGAAAGAATCAAAGACGAGACAAAAGCAACTATCCGTTGTATTCCTCTCAACAATGAGCAGGAAGAAGGTACTTGTATCGTAACAGGTAAACCTTCGAAGCAACGTGTATTGTTTGCTAAAGCATATTAG
- a CDS encoding acetyltransferase yields the protein MTINPVIIFGATGLGKTALEIFKSQDVLVYCFLDEDSELHGSEVAEVGVLGDINDDGFLKYIGKKCDAFVAIDNNKQRRSIVKMLNDRRKVMPVNAIHKDASVAQSAFLGYGNMVNAQAVVGADAKVPNHCIINAGAIVEHSVEMGDFVQIGAGAVVGARVQIGEEALIGSGSTITPGIKIGKGAQVAPGSLVMQDVPEGATVFGVPAKQI from the coding sequence ATGACAATCAATCCGGTAATCATTTTCGGGGCAACTGGTCTCGGCAAAACTGCATTGGAAATCTTCAAAAGTCAGGATGTACTTGTTTACTGTTTTTTGGATGAAGACAGTGAGTTACATGGCTCCGAAGTAGCTGAAGTCGGCGTACTAGGCGACATCAATGATGACGGCTTTCTTAAATATATAGGCAAGAAGTGTGACGCTTTTGTTGCTATTGACAACAACAAGCAACGCAGAAGCATTGTAAAGATGCTTAACGACCGCAGAAAGGTTATGCCTGTCAATGCCATCCATAAGGATGCATCTGTTGCGCAAAGTGCATTTTTAGGATATGGCAACATGGTCAATGCTCAAGCTGTAGTTGGGGCGGATGCTAAAGTTCCGAACCACTGTATCATCAATGCTGGTGCAATTGTAGAGCACAGTGTCGAGATGGGAGATTTTGTACAGATAGGAGCTGGCGCTGTCGTAGGTGCTCGTGTTCAGATTGGAGAGGAAGCCCTAATCGGTTCTGGTTCGACGATTACTCCAGGTATCAAGATCGGAAAAGGTGCACAGGTAGCTCCAGGCTCTCTAGTGATGCAGGATGTACCTGAAGGAGCAACGGTATTCGGTGTACCTGCCAAACAAATTTAA
- a CDS encoding WG repeat-containing protein: MLKNCFKLLFLLFGASATYAQDAFPVIKEGKWGAINAKGEMVIAPNYSFLEDFTANNLAVAEKDGKVGLIDASNKEILPFEYQKITLIDDSHAVVWKNFLCGMVNLKGMVVMPISYEGIKPFTDQTYVFLQNRKFGLADEQGNELVPAQYTILNPFEEDKQQVTVFGTEGSLGLLNREGKVVVEPAFEKIELDKNTAVGRKGYTVSYFVFGDNAELLDHQDFGNEKMFTRYKEELIKKARAAQWKDDPDPTKPRWQFVDGHYELTDAAGRNLLGKEFYYRNEDKETGLSLARTSGEENYSDLYYLLDLKNTKVLYTSPFKDIVLADYRDSEWARATVDTLYDALISKNGTVKRKLSYKEQAFTINDAGSFNNGLAYVKSGSRYGFINNKGEVVVPFIYEVASNYENGYAIVRKEGKFGAVDVKGKPVIPFVYDGISPFQEGLFRVKKGAGTSGKWGAVNLENQPVIPFEFELIGDFTEGKANVKKAGRWGRMTSKGKMVIPPSIPVDFMSNFRNGIAELRDGVYTEKQGEHNVILYRKYGYIKESGEVLLKPEYSRILGFDEIWEAKEGIAMLYKGDKVGYVNYLGEVVLPAMYNSIKNYEQVWKLHKGIAQAQKDGKVGYVDYNGTEVLPIEYDFISDEFEQVWADSIGFAMARKEGKFGYIDYTGDPVIPFGYDEISEIKNGIALVRQGNLWGAVDLENRKVLEVKYDFVSFLEGSDDKLLKVWKMIPSVYSVNERGMLLPKKQISDPRRPYKKNEKFDYDTPFDINGLAVVYKPGDKDEKAIINGEGKLITKLKYKRIGEFSEGVAYAQVQDKSVDKRLYGFISTEGNEVIAPAFNKAENFSDGLAAVMRKGRWGYINESGGWVIQPQFEEALPFHDGYAVVNGNTIIDEEGNIMGRYKGNGHIDGLFVSDRAKVRVTGGAFHILPNGVPAYHERYDEVTDFVGDVAFVKRGEVWALIRTYNGIPKKVQMDKRTMEVYIQKFGKDRKIKTPYGDVIKDEGFEKIADGAWKMIYKDGSYVSDAVFDSVTKSPTGFEVKLSRLSGVATSEGEVIIEPKSAVIKASSPEIIKVEQAGKIIYFNTNGKVIYE, encoded by the coding sequence ATGCTGAAGAACTGTTTTAAGCTTTTATTTCTATTGTTTGGTGCATCAGCTACATATGCACAGGATGCGTTTCCGGTTATTAAAGAGGGTAAGTGGGGAGCTATTAATGCCAAGGGAGAAATGGTTATTGCTCCTAATTACAGCTTTCTGGAAGACTTTACGGCCAATAACCTAGCTGTTGCAGAAAAAGATGGAAAAGTAGGGCTAATTGATGCTTCCAATAAGGAAATTCTGCCGTTTGAATACCAAAAAATCACACTGATTGATGATAGCCATGCTGTGGTATGGAAAAATTTCCTGTGTGGTATGGTTAACCTCAAAGGGATGGTAGTTATGCCTATCTCTTATGAGGGAATCAAGCCATTTACAGACCAGACTTATGTTTTTCTCCAAAACAGAAAGTTTGGTTTGGCAGATGAGCAGGGAAATGAACTTGTACCTGCCCAATACACGATATTAAATCCGTTTGAGGAAGACAAGCAACAGGTGACAGTATTTGGAACAGAGGGGAGCCTAGGGTTACTTAATCGTGAAGGGAAAGTAGTGGTGGAGCCTGCCTTTGAAAAGATCGAACTGGATAAGAATACAGCAGTAGGTCGTAAGGGCTATACAGTAAGCTATTTTGTTTTCGGAGACAATGCTGAGTTATTGGATCATCAGGATTTCGGAAATGAAAAAATGTTTACCCGCTATAAAGAGGAGTTAATTAAAAAGGCAAGAGCTGCACAATGGAAAGATGATCCAGACCCAACCAAACCAAGATGGCAGTTTGTTGATGGACATTATGAGTTGACTGATGCTGCAGGAAGAAACTTGCTGGGAAAAGAGTTCTACTATAGAAATGAAGACAAGGAAACAGGGTTGTCCTTGGCAAGAACATCAGGAGAAGAGAATTACTCTGACCTTTATTATTTACTGGACCTGAAGAATACAAAGGTTTTATATACTAGTCCATTCAAGGATATCGTGTTGGCTGACTACAGGGACAGCGAATGGGCAAGGGCAACGGTAGATACACTTTATGATGCCCTGATATCAAAGAATGGGACAGTAAAAAGAAAGCTTAGCTACAAAGAACAGGCTTTTACAATTAATGATGCAGGTAGCTTCAATAATGGGCTTGCTTATGTGAAAAGTGGAAGTCGCTACGGCTTTATTAATAACAAAGGAGAAGTTGTCGTACCATTTATATATGAAGTGGCAAGCAACTATGAAAATGGTTATGCGATCGTTCGTAAGGAAGGAAAGTTCGGAGCAGTTGATGTAAAGGGTAAGCCAGTTATCCCATTTGTGTATGATGGAATTTCACCATTTCAGGAAGGGCTTTTCAGAGTGAAGAAAGGAGCTGGAACTTCGGGTAAGTGGGGTGCAGTTAATCTGGAAAACCAACCTGTTATCCCTTTTGAGTTTGAGTTGATAGGAGACTTTACAGAGGGTAAGGCTAATGTGAAAAAAGCAGGTCGTTGGGGCAGAATGACAAGCAAAGGCAAGATGGTTATTCCACCTTCAATACCTGTTGATTTTATGAGCAACTTCCGTAATGGCATTGCAGAACTTAGAGATGGAGTGTATACAGAAAAGCAAGGGGAACATAACGTAATACTTTACCGCAAATATGGTTACATCAAGGAAAGCGGAGAAGTGCTTTTAAAACCTGAGTACTCTAGAATTTTAGGGTTTGATGAAATATGGGAAGCTAAGGAAGGTATAGCCATGCTTTACAAGGGGGATAAGGTAGGTTATGTGAATTACCTTGGTGAAGTAGTACTTCCAGCCATGTACAATAGCATTAAGAACTATGAGCAGGTTTGGAAGCTGCACAAAGGCATAGCTCAGGCACAGAAAGACGGTAAAGTCGGGTATGTTGACTATAACGGTACGGAGGTTTTACCAATTGAATATGACTTTATATCTGATGAGTTTGAACAAGTTTGGGCAGACAGTATCGGGTTTGCAATGGCTCGAAAGGAAGGTAAGTTTGGATATATTGATTATACAGGCGATCCAGTTATTCCATTTGGGTATGATGAAATTAGTGAGATTAAGAATGGAATAGCCCTAGTAAGACAGGGTAACCTTTGGGGAGCTGTAGATTTGGAGAACAGGAAAGTGTTGGAGGTGAAGTATGACTTTGTATCCTTTTTGGAAGGTTCTGATGATAAGCTGCTGAAGGTATGGAAAATGATCCCATCTGTTTACAGTGTTAATGAAAGAGGGATGCTTTTACCTAAAAAGCAGATAAGCGACCCAAGACGTCCATACAAAAAGAATGAGAAATTCGATTACGATACACCATTTGATATAAATGGACTTGCGGTAGTTTATAAGCCAGGAGATAAGGATGAAAAAGCCATTATCAACGGTGAAGGTAAATTGATCACTAAGCTTAAGTACAAGCGCATTGGTGAATTCAGTGAAGGTGTGGCTTATGCTCAGGTACAGGATAAATCTGTGGATAAAAGGTTGTATGGCTTTATCAGTACAGAAGGTAATGAGGTAATTGCGCCGGCTTTCAATAAGGCTGAAAACTTCAGTGATGGTTTGGCAGCTGTGATGAGGAAAGGTAGATGGGGATATATCAACGAATCTGGAGGTTGGGTTATTCAGCCGCAGTTCGAAGAGGCTTTGCCTTTCCATGATGGTTATGCGGTGGTCAATGGCAATACCATTATTGATGAGGAAGGAAATATCATGGGTAGGTACAAAGGGAATGGACATATTGATGGTTTGTTTGTTTCTGATAGGGCAAAAGTTCGAGTGACAGGTGGTGCATTCCATATTCTTCCAAATGGCGTACCCGCTTACCATGAGCGTTATGATGAGGTGACTGACTTTGTTGGCGATGTGGCTTTTGTGAAAAGAGGTGAGGTTTGGGCATTGATTCGTACTTATAATGGCATTCCGAAGAAGGTGCAAATGGATAAGCGAACAATGGAAGTTTATATCCAAAAATTTGGTAAAGACCGTAAGATCAAGACTCCTTATGGAGATGTAATCAAGGATGAAGGTTTTGAGAAGATTGCAGATGGAGCTTGGAAGATGATTTATAAAGACGGAAGCTATGTAAGTGATGCTGTATTTGATTCTGTTACGAAATCGCCAACAGGCTTTGAGGTGAAGTTGTCCAGACTGAGTGGCGTGGCTACAAGTGAGGGAGAAGTAATCATTGAGCCAAAAAGTGCGGTAATCAAGGCGAGCAGTCCGGAGATCATTAAAGTAGAACAAGCAGGTAAGATTATTTACTTCAATACTAATGGTAAAGTAATCTATGAATAG
- a CDS encoding vWA domain-containing protein, which translates to MTFGRDFGILEVTLIVLFGVLYLGYLMRVQFVNKAMKGKGNAVAYKLLLRTTYFALLIFALLGPSFGEMKREVKSVGKDIYLCVDLSKSMDATDIQPSRLSKVKFEMKNLIQSFSSDRIGLIVFTNDAFLQCPLTYDGNALNMFIETMSTGLISSAGTDFAPPLEMALEKLNDAEEGLPPTKAQAKIIVLISDGEDFGETTDAALSKIKSENIKLFTLGVGTESGGKIPHGYRFKRDKNGNDVLTQLNEQSLQKLADMTDGKYFEISDQRNDINRMISAINNIEGEMRGSKKVDAVNNKYYYFLALAILLMIIDVLFTVKVVKLN; encoded by the coding sequence ATGACGTTCGGCAGAGATTTTGGAATACTGGAAGTTACATTGATTGTCCTGTTTGGAGTACTGTACCTAGGCTACCTGATGCGTGTACAGTTTGTAAACAAAGCCATGAAAGGTAAAGGCAATGCAGTTGCTTATAAGCTCCTGCTTCGTACAACCTACTTTGCACTACTCATTTTTGCACTGTTAGGCCCTTCTTTTGGGGAAATGAAGCGTGAAGTAAAATCCGTTGGAAAAGATATTTACTTGTGTGTAGACTTGTCAAAGTCTATGGATGCTACTGACATTCAGCCATCCCGCCTTTCCAAAGTGAAATTCGAGATGAAAAACCTGATTCAGTCTTTCAGCTCAGACCGAATCGGACTGATTGTTTTTACCAATGATGCCTTTTTGCAATGTCCATTGACCTATGATGGCAATGCGCTCAATATGTTTATTGAGACCATGAGTACCGGCTTAATCTCAAGTGCAGGTACTGATTTCGCACCTCCATTAGAGATGGCACTAGAAAAACTTAATGATGCAGAAGAAGGCTTACCTCCAACAAAGGCACAAGCTAAAATCATTGTCCTGATCAGTGATGGAGAAGATTTTGGGGAAACTACCGATGCAGCACTAAGCAAGATTAAAAGTGAAAACATAAAACTATTTACTTTAGGGGTCGGAACAGAATCAGGTGGCAAGATTCCTCACGGCTACAGATTTAAGCGTGACAAAAATGGCAATGATGTCCTTACCCAATTGAATGAGCAATCTCTTCAGAAGCTAGCAGATATGACTGATGGAAAATACTTTGAAATCAGTGATCAACGCAATGATATCAACAGAATGATCTCTGCGATCAACAACATTGAGGGTGAAATGAGAGGCTCCAAAAAAGTGGATGCTGTAAACAACAAGTATTATTACTTCTTGGCATTGGCTATCCTATTGATGATTATTGATGTATTATTCACTGTCAAAGTAGTTAAACTGAACTAA
- a CDS encoding GNAT family N-acetyltransferase, which produces MNQHKYIIREAEPQEFEKVGKLMVKAYSQLEGFPKQDEQPEYYKKLAAVGAWTEKPKVKLLVAVSSDGAIYGGVVYFGDMQFYGSGGTATQETNAAGFRLLAVDSSVRGKGIGKVLTLACIQMAKDEEQQQLILHSTEAMKVAWGMYEGLGFKRSEDLDFMQGELPVFGFRLPLN; this is translated from the coding sequence ATGAACCAACATAAATATATTATCCGAGAAGCAGAGCCTCAAGAGTTTGAAAAAGTAGGAAAACTAATGGTGAAGGCATATTCCCAACTTGAGGGTTTTCCAAAGCAGGACGAACAACCTGAATACTATAAGAAGCTGGCGGCAGTGGGAGCTTGGACTGAAAAACCTAAAGTGAAGCTTTTGGTTGCTGTTTCTTCAGATGGAGCGATTTATGGAGGTGTTGTTTACTTTGGGGATATGCAGTTTTATGGTTCTGGGGGTACGGCTACACAGGAGACCAATGCGGCAGGCTTTCGGTTGTTGGCAGTTGACTCATCAGTTAGAGGGAAAGGAATTGGAAAAGTATTGACGCTGGCGTGTATACAGATGGCTAAGGACGAAGAACAGCAACAACTTATACTTCATTCTACTGAAGCTATGAAAGTGGCTTGGGGGATGTATGAAGGACTTGGTTTTAAAAGGTCAGAAGACTTGGATTTTATGCAAGGAGAGCTTCCAGTATTTGGTTTTAGACTACCTCTGAACTAA
- a CDS encoding XRE family transcriptional regulator, with protein sequence MFFNKNSKHLRVLHGMTQKELAERIGVSRKNISAYEQGSEARYDTLIKIANYFNIAIDDLMNKDLAAEAIEKSATKKEVEEALKGAKMRVLSITVDQDNKENVELVPQKAAAGYTAGFSDPEYLKELPKYQLPFLSDSKTYRAFEITGDSMLPLQSGSVVVGELMMDWSNIKDGTVCVLVTDEGIVLKKVYSQAKDKGIFLLKSTNPLYPHYEVPINEVHEIWKYAAHVGREFPEPEQQDGLRETIEQLKDDLYKIRLK encoded by the coding sequence ATGTTTTTTAACAAAAATAGCAAACACCTGCGTGTGCTGCACGGAATGACACAAAAGGAGCTAGCAGAGAGAATAGGTGTTTCACGCAAAAATATCAGTGCTTACGAGCAAGGAAGTGAGGCTCGGTATGATACTTTAATTAAAATCGCTAATTATTTTAACATTGCGATTGATGATTTAATGAACAAGGATCTGGCAGCCGAAGCCATCGAGAAATCTGCAACCAAAAAGGAAGTGGAGGAAGCTTTGAAAGGGGCAAAGATGCGCGTGTTAAGTATCACGGTAGATCAGGACAATAAAGAAAATGTTGAACTTGTACCGCAAAAAGCGGCTGCAGGATATACAGCAGGTTTTTCTGATCCTGAATACCTGAAAGAGTTGCCAAAGTATCAGTTGCCGTTTCTATCAGACTCAAAGACCTATAGGGCATTTGAAATAACAGGAGACTCTATGTTGCCATTACAGTCAGGAAGTGTCGTGGTAGGAGAGCTCATGATGGATTGGAGCAACATTAAGGATGGAACTGTCTGTGTGTTGGTAACTGATGAGGGGATTGTCTTGAAAAAAGTATATAGTCAGGCAAAGGATAAAGGCATTTTCCTTCTGAAATCAACCAATCCATTGTATCCACATTACGAAGTGCCTATCAATGAGGTACATGAGATTTGGAAGTATGCAGCCCATGTTGGAAGAGAGTTTCCTGAGCCTGAGCAACAAGATGGTTTAAGAGAAACCATTGAGCAGCTAAAGGATGATCTTTACAAGATTAGGCTGAAATAA
- a CDS encoding glycoside hydrolase family 73 protein, giving the protein MRTVHLTLPMRYKGDMVRCGYDQGSFYLGARGNIYYFVISNKVTLAIVGAAIIYLIAQFVPGYQNNVPTLQASAATSFAEVSHKAPNSDTNDVLGLILDEFEDLKSTSLATAKDSREKFTVQKQLILSRFLIESKVSRTDQLSDEKLLDLNREVSELFIKEMMIDPSIPKHVYQFFAAEYPLRKIETALMEQTKYHVPASITLAQAALETGYGNRVINNNFFGIKDKDKQTTPIYTTEYYTHRELQYNQHKVVSSSEVLKGGRKLYKCLVKDSFASYKTPWESFRSHSIFLNQSKRYSPLFTNGRDYKAWAEKIGSTKYGGVGYATSPIYGELLKKIIKRYNLDLLDY; this is encoded by the coding sequence ATGAGAACTGTACACCTCACCCTACCAATGCGCTACAAAGGAGATATGGTCAGATGTGGCTACGATCAAGGCAGCTTCTACCTAGGTGCACGCGGCAACATCTACTACTTTGTAATTAGCAACAAAGTTACCCTTGCAATAGTTGGAGCGGCTATTATCTACCTGATTGCCCAATTTGTTCCCGGTTACCAGAATAACGTTCCAACTTTGCAGGCTTCAGCTGCTACAAGCTTTGCTGAAGTAAGTCACAAAGCTCCCAATAGTGATACCAACGATGTCTTAGGACTTATCCTTGACGAATTTGAAGATCTCAAGTCCACTAGTCTTGCTACTGCTAAAGATTCTCGAGAAAAATTCACTGTCCAAAAGCAACTTATACTCTCAAGGTTCTTGATTGAGTCAAAGGTTAGCAGAACCGATCAGCTTTCTGATGAAAAGCTCTTAGACCTTAACCGTGAGGTCAGTGAGTTGTTTATCAAAGAAATGATGATTGACCCGAGTATCCCCAAGCATGTCTATCAGTTTTTTGCCGCAGAATATCCTTTAAGAAAAATTGAAACTGCCTTGATGGAACAGACCAAATACCATGTTCCGGCCTCTATTACACTAGCGCAAGCTGCTCTTGAGACAGGCTACGGTAATCGTGTAATCAATAACAATTTCTTTGGAATCAAGGACAAAGATAAACAGACAACCCCAATTTACACTACAGAATATTACACCCACAGGGAACTTCAGTATAACCAACACAAAGTGGTATCCAGCTCTGAGGTTCTAAAGGGTGGACGCAAGCTCTATAAGTGCCTTGTCAAGGACAGCTTTGCAAGTTACAAAACTCCATGGGAGTCTTTCAGGTCACACTCTATTTTCCTGAACCAAAGTAAACGTTACTCTCCTTTGTTCACCAATGGTCGTGACTACAAGGCTTGGGCTGAAAAAATTGGATCTACCAAATACGGTGGGGTAGGCTATGCAACATCGCCTATATACGGCGAGCTGCTGAAAAAAATCATTAAACGATATAATCTTGATTTGCTTGATTATTAA
- a CDS encoding TolC family protein, with protein sequence MRLNYYQVLLSTSLLTVLFLVPFCKVNAQQQFSLDQIIRLARDNSLSAQQAENKKENRYGSYLKYKSNFYPQLSLEGALPDFSRAIDPVTQPDGTQKFIPRSFANSYLGLKLKQTISATGGEIYLESQITRIDNLAEEEGGSTTSYSGNPLVLGFYQPIFTHNWLKWSKKIEPIRYQEAEKKYDEELEWIAWKATDLYFNLMIEQINYRIAQKNLKSSTNILEKSEENTNVSESEKLQMELSIMKAQSDVASAELRADNAMLRLKTFIGLSESDKSFDLEIPKEIPEFKIDDKIAVKYAKKNRQRYLSFKRRKLEAERDVARAKAESNLDLYLTGSFGLTQQADNLPGVYENPQNQQRVRLGFVIPVADFGRRKANLQTAIANQKLVESSVAQDEINFEQEIVVLTKQFPILVNKVKTTNKANEIAEKRFNLSHKQYMRQKISATDYNLALQEKDKSTREYLKALKDYWLAYYDLRMKTLYDFEGNMSMIGM encoded by the coding sequence ATGCGTCTCAACTACTACCAAGTATTATTAAGTACAAGCCTATTAACAGTATTATTTTTAGTTCCTTTTTGTAAAGTCAATGCACAACAGCAGTTTTCACTGGATCAGATTATAAGGTTAGCAAGAGATAATTCCCTGTCTGCCCAGCAAGCTGAGAATAAAAAAGAGAACCGCTATGGAAGTTACCTGAAGTATAAATCCAACTTTTACCCGCAGCTTTCATTGGAGGGAGCATTACCGGATTTTAGTAGAGCTATTGATCCTGTGACACAGCCTGACGGTACACAGAAGTTTATTCCGAGGAGTTTTGCCAACTCCTATTTGGGCTTGAAATTAAAACAAACTATATCCGCAACCGGTGGCGAAATCTATTTGGAGTCTCAAATCACAAGAATAGATAACTTGGCTGAAGAAGAAGGAGGAAGTACAACCTCTTACTCTGGTAATCCATTGGTTTTAGGGTTTTACCAACCAATTTTTACACATAACTGGTTGAAATGGAGTAAAAAGATTGAGCCGATTAGGTATCAGGAAGCAGAAAAGAAATATGATGAGGAGCTGGAATGGATTGCTTGGAAAGCAACCGACTTGTATTTCAACCTGATGATTGAGCAAATTAACTATCGTATAGCCCAAAAGAACCTAAAAAGCAGTACTAACATTCTTGAAAAAAGCGAAGAGAATACGAATGTTTCTGAAAGTGAAAAGCTTCAGATGGAGCTAAGTATCATGAAGGCGCAAAGTGATGTAGCTTCTGCTGAGTTGAGAGCAGATAATGCCATGTTGAGATTGAAGACATTTATAGGCTTGTCTGAATCAGATAAAAGTTTTGATCTGGAAATACCCAAAGAAATTCCGGAGTTTAAGATAGATGATAAAATTGCGGTAAAGTATGCCAAGAAAAACCGTCAGCGTTATTTGAGTTTTAAGAGAAGAAAACTGGAAGCAGAACGTGATGTGGCAAGAGCAAAAGCAGAAAGTAACCTTGACTTATACTTGACAGGTAGCTTTGGTCTTACCCAACAGGCAGATAATTTGCCGGGAGTATATGAGAACCCGCAAAACCAACAGCGTGTACGATTGGGGTTTGTTATTCCAGTTGCTGACTTTGGTAGGAGGAAAGCAAATTTGCAAACAGCCATTGCTAACCAAAAGTTGGTGGAGAGTAGTGTAGCGCAAGACGAGATAAACTTTGAGCAAGAAATCGTGGTGTTGACCAAGCAGTTTCCCATTCTTGTCAATAAGGTAAAAACAACCAATAAGGCTAATGAAATTGCTGAAAAGCGTTTTAACCTTTCTCATAAGCAATATATGAGACAAAAGATATCAGCGACAGACTATAACCTGGCGCTTCAGGAAAAAGACAAGTCAACAAGGGAATACTTGAAAGCTCTAAAAGATTATTGGTTGGCTTATTATGACCTCCGTATGAAAACACTCTACGACTTTGAGGGTAATATGAGTATGATAGGGATGTAG
- a CDS encoding cob(I)yrinic acid a,c-diamide adenosyltransferase: MKIYTKTGDKGQTSLFGGKRVSKAHLRIEAYGTVDELLSYIGLVRDQEVNKSRKEDLKEIQDRLFTLGAALAADPDKPKLKKPDLFESDVEWLESEMDKMNEELPALTHFVLPGGHQSVSFCHLARVVCRRAERLTIRLMEDGEEVDELITKYLNRLSDYLFVLSRKMAKEIDAEEVPWIPRTVSK, encoded by the coding sequence ATGAAAATATACACAAAGACTGGTGATAAAGGACAGACTTCCCTGTTTGGAGGTAAAAGAGTTTCTAAGGCACACCTACGAATTGAAGCATATGGAACAGTAGATGAGTTGTTGTCATATATAGGCTTGGTAAGGGATCAGGAAGTAAACAAATCTAGGAAAGAAGACCTGAAAGAAATACAGGATAGGTTGTTCACACTAGGGGCTGCATTGGCGGCAGACCCTGATAAGCCAAAACTGAAAAAACCAGATCTGTTTGAAAGTGATGTTGAGTGGTTGGAGTCAGAAATGGATAAAATGAATGAGGAGTTGCCAGCATTGACACATTTTGTATTACCTGGAGGACATCAGTCAGTTTCATTCTGTCATTTGGCGAGAGTTGTATGCCGTAGAGCAGAAAGGTTGACCATTCGCTTGATGGAAGATGGAGAAGAAGTCGATGAGCTGATTACCAAATACCTAAACAGGTTATCTGATTACCTTTTTGTACTATCAAGGAAAATGGCAAAAGAAATCGATGCAGAGGAAGTACCTTGGATACCAAGGACTGTATCCAAGTAA